The Salvia miltiorrhiza cultivar Shanhuang (shh) chromosome 1, IMPLAD_Smil_shh, whole genome shotgun sequence genome has a window encoding:
- the LOC131001883 gene encoding zeatin O-glucosyltransferase-like, which yields MEKQRNFEESSSQVAVVMVPLAAQGHLNQLLHLSRLIAAHNISVHYVGSATHIRQAKLRLHGWDHPSNNIHFQEFPIPPFTTPPPDPAASHKFPSQLVPALTATTHLRRPLHAFVDGLAGAFKRVIVIYDLLMSYVVQDIGSIPNADCYIFRSISCFCVCSWEAPPDLPTAAAGILTQVPSVKGYYSKEFQDFLDLQFSAKKVSSGEIYNSCREIEGFYLDLWEERINKDGVLNLWAMGPFNPAKIPIKTDHGCLKWLDKQPPNSVILISFGTTSAISDEQIGEIAAGLERSDQKFIWIVRDADKGDIFAGDPVRDTQQRLPEGFEERVRERGIVVREWAPQMEILGHPSTGGFMSHCGWNSCLESITSGVPVAAWPMHSDQPANAVLLARVLRIAVEVERWTRLGARAVVAAGRVEEVVTTLMATAEGDAMRKRAAELGERVRSSMAEGRRLESFIAHITRI from the coding sequence ATGGAAAAGCAGCGCAATTTTGAAGAATCATCATCCCAAGTGGCGGTGGTGATGGTGCCGCTAGCGGCGCAGGGCCATCTGAACCAGCTCCTCCACCTCTCCCGCCTGATCGCCGCCCACAACATCTCCGTCCATTACGTGGGCTCGGCCACCCACATCCGGCAGGCCAAGCTCCGCCTTCACGGGTGGGACCATCCTTCCAACAACATCCATTTCCAAGAATTCCCAATACCCCCCTTCACCACCCCTCCACCCGACCCCGCCGCATCCCACAAATTCCCATCCCAGCTCGTCCCCGCCCTCACCGCCACCACCCACCTCCGCCGCCCCCTCCACGCATTCGTGGACGGGCTGGCGGGGGCCTTCAAGAGGGTCATAGTTATCTACGATCTCCTCATGTCTTACGTCGTGCAAGATATAGGTTCCATTCCGAATGCCGATTGCTATATTTTCCGTAGCATTTCTTGCTTCTGTGTCTGCTCCTGGGAAGCGCCGCCCGATCtccccaccgccgccgccggaatTCTCACGCAAGTCCCCTCCGTCAAAGGCTACTACTCGAAAGAGTTTCAAGATTTTCTCGATTTGCAATTCAGCGCGAAGAAGGTTTCTTCCGGAGAAATCTACAATTCATGCAGAGAAATCGAGGGTTTTTATCTGGATTTATGGGAGGAAAGAATCAACAAAGATGGGGTTTTAAATTTGTGGGCGATGGGGCCATTCAATCCCGCGAAAATCCCTATAAAAACCGATCACGGATGTTTGAAGTGGCTCGACAAACAGCCGCCGAATTCAGTAATCCTGATTTCATTCGGCACGACGTCGGCGATATCCGACGAGCAAATCGGAGAGATCGCGGCCGGGTTGGAGAGGAGCGACCAGAAGTTCATTTGGATCGTGAGGGATGCAGACAAGGGCGACATCTTCGCCGGAGATCCGGTTAGAGATACGCAGCAGCGGCTGCCGGAGGGGTTTGAGGAGAGGGTTAGAGAAAGAGGGATTGTAGTGAGAGAATGGGCGCCCCAGATGGAGATTTTGGGGCACCCGTCGACGGGGGGGTTTATGAGTCACTGCGGCTGGAATTCGTGCTTGGAGAGCATCACCAGCGGCGTGCCCGTCGCCGCGTGGCCGATGCACTCCGACCAGCCGGCCAACGCCGTGCTGCTGGCCAGGGTGCTGCGGATCGCCGTCGAGGTGGAGAGGTGGACCCGGCTGGGGGCcagggcggtggtggcggcgggGCGGGTCGAGGAGGTCGTGACGACGCTGATGGCGACGGCGGAGGGGGATGCCATGAGAAAACGGGCGGCGGAATTGGGAGAAAGAGTGAGGAGTTCGATGGCGGAAGGCCGCCGGCTTGAATCGTTTATTGCTCACATTACTCGAATTTGA
- the LOC131001873 gene encoding zeatin O-glucosyltransferase-like: MATVADGHLHHRNEGGGGKVVVVMVPLPAQGHLNQLLQLSRLIAAYDIPVHYASTAAHNHQARQRAHPLAAAANIHFDDLPLPEYQSPSPNPNSANKFPSHLQPLFDAVAHLRHPVAALLRSLSSTADRVVVIHDSLMSSVVQDAASIPDAESYTFHSISAFSIFLYFSEGLETPFPINEELQKLAIPSLEDCFSREFMEFIVSEQKYIDLDSGIIFNTCREIEGEFLNSIEKISGYKCKRNWALGPFNPISINGKEIDHNLHRHECLQWLNTKERNSVTLVSFGTTTSFPDDQIEELAIGLEESGVNFIWVVREADRGDCGGGGEKPVPEGFEERVRERGMVVRDWAPQLEILGHSATGGFVTHCGWNSCIESLSMGKPIGAWPMHSDQPRNAVLMTEVLRVGVVVRDWGKRNEVLRAPAIAVALRRLMASEEMRRKAEEVGEIVRRAAAEGGATRLEMDSFVTHITR, from the coding sequence ATGGCCACAGTTGCCGACGgccacctccaccaccgcaACGAGGGTGGCGGCGGGAAGGTGGTGGTAGTCATGGTGCCTCTACCGGCGCAAGGCCACCTCAACCAGCTCCTCCAGCTCAGCCGCCTCATAGCCGCCTACGACATCCCTGTCCACTACGCCTCCACCGCCGCCCACAACCACCAGGCACGGCAGCGCGCCCATCCGCTGGCCGCCGCCGCCAACATTCACTTCGACGATCTCCCCCTCCCGGAATACCAATCCCCAAGCCCTAACCCCAATTCCGCCAACAAATTCCCCTCCCACCTCCAACCCCTATTCGACGCCGTCGCCCACCTCCGACACCCCGTCGCCGCCCTCCTCCGCTCCCTCTCGTCCACCGCGGACCGCGTGGTCGTCATCCACGACTCGCTGATGTCGTCCGTCGTCCAAGACGCCGCCTCCATACCTGACGCCGAGTCCTACACTTTCCACAGCATCTCAGCTTTCTCCATCTTCTTGTATTTCAGCGAGGGCTTAGAAACTCCATTTCCGATCAATGAAGAGCTGCAGAAGCTAGCGATTCCCTCTCTCGAAGATTGCTTCTCGCGGGAATTCATGGAATTCATCGTCTCTGAGCAGAAATACATCGATCTCGACTCCGGCATCATCTTCAACACCTGCAGAGAAATCGAAGGCGAATTCTTAAATTCAATCGAAAAAATCTCCGGATACAAATGCAAGAGGAATTGGGCGTTAGGGCCATTCAATCCGATTTCGATCAATGGGAAAGAAATTGATCATAACCTCCACCGTCATGAATGCCTGCAATGGCTAAACACCAAGGAGCGAAATTCAGTAACATTGGTCTCGTTCGGCACCACAACTTCATTTCCCGACGATCAAATCGAGGAGCTGGCAATTGGACTTGAAGAAAGCGGGGTGAATTTCATTTGGGTGGTGAGGGAAGCAGACAGAGGCGattgcggcggcggcggcgagaaACCGGTACCGGAAGGGTTCGAGGAGAGGGTTAGAGAGAGGGGAATGGTGGTGAGGGATTGGGCGCCGCAGCTGGAGATATTAGGGCACTCTGCGACGGGGGGGTTTGTGACTCACTGCGGCTGGAATTCGTGCATAGAGAGTTTGTCGATGGGGAAACCAATCGGCGCGTGGCCGATGCACTCCGATCAGCCTCGGAACGCGGTGTTGATGACGGAGGTGCTCAGGGTGGGTGTGGTGGTGAGGGATTGGGGCAAGAGGAATGAGGTTTTGAGGGCGCCGGCGATTGCCGTTGCGCTGAGGAGGCTGATGGCGTCGGAGGAAATGCGGCGGAAGGCGGAGGAGGTGGGTGAAATTGTCAGGAGAGCGGCGGCGGAGGGCGGCGCTACGCGGTTGGAGATGGATTCCTTCGTTACTCATATTACCAGATAG